The Bdellovibrionales bacterium genome contains the following window.
AAAAGTAAAAATTTCGCTCAGCCTCTGCTGTCGGTAATTCTAGAGATTTATTAGAATTTTATCCGCGGATGCGGGTCTTCTATTAACTCTTCAAACGTCATCCCCTGACCCGATGAAGTAGAATGAATAAATGTCTCCAAATCCGCGATCTTCTGATTTTTAAGGGAATGAGGATCATTCCCTTGTTGCCACAAAAGCGCCTCTTCAAGAGTTCCAAATACCTTTTTCTTCCTTTTCCTTTTTCCGTTTTCACAGATTTCAACTCGGCGAGTATCATATTTATTGCCTGACGGCGGATCGACATATTTCTTGCCGTCCCACACATACAGTCTCAAAATATTTTTACGTCCAGCTACAGGAACATAAACACGGTCTTTCCCTTGGTAATTTTTCACATCAAAATCCATCATGGCATCCTCCTACGTTGGAGCCATGACTGGATGTCGCTAATACGAAATCGTACCAATTTGCCTAATTTCACATGAGGCAATCCCTCAATACGCATGAGCTTGTTTACAAAGCTCACCGAAATATCCAGTTTTTCGCTTAACTGTTCTTTAGATACTAAGCACTCTTCAAAATGCCATTCCAAAAACCAGCGGCTCGAAAATAACTGAACCAGATATTTTAGAGGGACTCCTGTCTGATGTGAAATCCTGTCCAATTCTATTTTGTTATCAAAGAACTTTTCCGCTTGTAGAGCGGCCGAATCCATATACATACCTAATTTCCCTTTCAACGGCAACTAAACAACGATGCCCAAACCTGAATTTACTTAAGAAAAACTATGCGTTACAGAGGTGTCGAATTTTAAATTTGAATCCAAAATGGAAGACCATTCGGATCATTGTAATAGGCAATATCAAACTTGTTTGCCCAATATAGCCTTTAACAGCCTCCCCAACCATACCAACGCTGAAAAAGCCGCCGCCTCGTTTTCGTCACACTCATCCGCTTCTTCCTCAAAGCGCTCTACGGCTTCTTCGAGTTTTCCAACATTCGTGTAAACTTCCAAATGCTCTAATTCATCTCTAGTCACATGAACCACCATAACCCCCAATCAATTTGTTGTTACTTTCCATCACGCTATTGATCCCGTAGATCAATGTGCTTTCGCTTTTTTGCAATGTTTGGTTTTGCGCGACAGCTTCTTGCTGATCGTTTGACTTTCGACTTTTGAGCAAACTATCTAACACTGAATTTTGCCGCTGTAACACCCCCAAAACCTGGCCTTTCAACTTACAGTTAGTAGCACAGCCACCTACGACCACGAGCATGATTAAAAACATTCCCCATCTAATTAACATTCACATCCTCCTTTCTTTCCTTTTTGGATGATTTTTTTCCAACTTCATCGAGTTTTGTTAGTTGCTGCTCTATCCAATCGTGATATTCCAAATTGGTGCCGGACTGTTGATAGCGTAGTTTCAACTTGTCCTCCGGCTGCTCACGCAGCTTTATTAAATCCGGCACCGCTTTTGCTCCGTATGTTTTCAGAAGATGATCGAATATATCTTTAAATGTCACCTTCCCTTTGAACTGTTCTCCTGAGTTGACTTTATCCAGTACACTTTCCGCAAGAACTCTGGAAGATGGACCAAGTTTGACAACTAAATCTTTCTCTTTTGTTTGATCACTTTGTTCTTTACTCATTTTCTTCTCCTTATATTTCAAGTGGTTTAATTAAAATCTCTCTTAGCAATTCATCAATCGAACCATAACCAATCCCCAGTTCTTTCATAAGGCGATCTTGCTCTATCTGTTTCCTTGCGGAGTTTTCAGTATTTCCCCAGTCCAATCTCAATGGACCTTTATGGACATAAACATTGGAGCGACCTCTGAAGGTTTCTTTGTGTTCCTGCAAAAAGTCGCTCAACGGTTTTAAAGGAACTACCAAATTAAAAGGGAGGGTGTCTCTCTCAATATTTCTCAATATATTTGGAGACGACAAAAGATTGATCGGATCAATAATGAGAACACTTTTTTTCTGGCTTGATAAACTCGTATAAAAAAGCTGATTGATTCCTCGATGTTTTCGACAAATCCAATTGTCAGCCAATTTATGAAAAGTGAGACTGACATTCTTAAAATTTCTCACATAAAGTTTTAATCTTCCGTTTGGATAAAATTTTACTTTTGACTTCTTAAGCAGAGAGCTGACGGCTGCGGAGGAAAAACCTAGATTTTGAGCCAATTTCATTTGCTCAAAAGACTCGTTTCCTTGAACGGATTTCTTAAGATAAAACGCCTGGAAAGACGGTTTATTCAGAGAAATTTGTTCCGCTAGTTTTTCAATACGCCCAGAATTATCGAACTCTTTGAGTACGGTTAAAAAATCTTCCTCTTTCAAATAACTCAAAAACTCCAGTTGAGTACCGTTTGTCCCTCTCTGCGTATGAAACCATCCATGTTCCAATATATTAATGTACGGACGCCCAACGATTGAATGGGTGCCATCGTCATTTCTGGATAAATCAATCTTGCGATCTCGACAAAGTTGCACGAGATCAAGCTCATTGATTTTTTTAAACACATCCATTGGAAGCACAGAATCTTTAATTCTGTATTCGGGAATTATGTATTTTTCGATCCCACGATGAAACTTCCAGCTATCGGAAAAATTAACGTCAGCTATGGGCTTAGTTTTAAAACCAAGCTCGTAAAACTTCCCATAATTATCTCGGAATTGTTCTACCAAGCCTTCCTTGGTGTAGTTGCGTCCAAGTCCTTTTGTACCACCGCGCTTCTGCCTGTGACCTGGGTAGTGGTATTGGACGTTCTTTTGCTCGACTCTGACCTCGATGCCAAACTGATTTAATATGCCAGCATACTCATCAAAACTTGTAGATAATCGTCGTGCAAAATCGCATTTTTCCTTAAGATCAATGACCCACGAAAAACCACCACGTTTCTTAATCGCGCGAATGTCATCAGTGTGACGATCCCATTTTAATATGGACTGGCTATCAATGACGGATAAACCTCGCTCTACACTTAGCCTGTCGCTGGCATCCCGCAGATCATATAAAACCCGAAACTTATTCAGTATCTTCTTACCAGTCTCACCATGTACCGGATTGACTACGATATGATTGTGTATGCGGTCAGTGTCCGTGTGCATGACCACCACAAACTCATGCCCAGGAAATTGGGATTTAATAAGATTAGCCCCAATTTCCGCGTAACTGTCGGATGAAAGCAATTTACTATCTTCTTCGCTAAAAGATTGAACAATATGTATGCAATCATTATTCTCTTTCCCAAAGCGAGCTTTCGTAAATTGCATTTGCTCAATAACATCACCTTCCATGCAATCGTAATAGATGACCGGATCTGATGGTTCTCGACCCCGAAAGATGTAATCCACCAAGCCAAAAACATCTTTATTCCGAATAACTTTAACGTAAGCCATTCGCAAGCCTCATAAACATCAAAATCTGGTGCATTTCTTCCTGAACGGCGACAAAGTTTTTATCTAAAACGATGTCGCCCATATTCGCTTTATGGGCGAGTTGGTTGATATTGTTACCGATACGCTTTAACTCCGATATGAGCTTATCGAATTGAGGAATAGACATTAAAATCGTTCGTGACGGTTTACTAAAGCATAACTCACGCACCAGTTCTGCCTTACTTTTTCCAATATCTCTCGATTCCTTTTCAAGACGTTCATTTTCATTGGCGCTCAACCTCATGTGTAATCGAAACGGCCTTGTCCGTTTATATTTTTCATCACTCAAAATAACCTCCCAAAACCACTAAATATATTTTCCAGAAAGATTCGATAATTTTCCTATAGAAAATTGGCGGCAGAAATTTAACAGAGCAAGCATGGAACTGGGTGCCCAGTTCCCCACTTGTTGGTGGTCTGAAGACCCCCAAGCCCCTTTACTAAATGCAAAAAAATCACAGACCTTTCCCAATCAAAACGGCGGTGGACGTGGTTTGCATTGCCTGTTGAACTGCCACAGGTGCGTGATCTTCACGGCTCGACATCAACCATTGACCGCCAAAAAAGCCGACCATGCTGGTAATCCCAGGACAGGCGACAGCAGCCGCCCAATAGATAACTTGCGAAGCGTAATACACCTGATCGTTAATCTGCGTGGCCGCTAAGAGCGAGAATGCATCGTTCTCTGCACCGAGTTTTTCTAACAGCTCAGGGGCACTAAAAAGTGAGCCAACTAAGTTGTAAAGTGCCGCCCAAATTGCGGGCCACAAACACACTGTTATATAGACCATCCACACCCAAAGCGTGATTCGCCAGCGCATGAACACCCAAAAGAACGGAAAAAGAGCGCTGAACACAATCAGCCCACCTTTACACAGACCTTGAATCATCGGCCCCATGCGAAGCTGTTCGTTGAACTCTTTGGCTCTTTCGATAGCGGCGCCGGAACCCGCGAAACCTGACCATCCATCTTTATTTCTGAGTTGTCCCTCAATACTAAAAAACTTCCCTAAATGCTGAAAGAAGCTCCCGTAGAGCCCTGGAATCTTCGCGCCGTCCATTACTCCGTAACTACCTTCGTATTTTTCCTTATAGAAATTCACTAGGGCAGAAGCCATCTTGTAGTTCTGAATCCGACCCATCTCTGGCGGGCCATCATAGAATTTCATTCGATCAAAGAGCTTATCAATCCAACTGCCATTGCAGACCATTTCATTGTAAAGATCGCCGTAAATAATCTTTCTTAATGAATTACAACTCAAACCATCGGCTGTTTTGATTTTCTCCAATTCATCAGAAAATTTGTCAGAAAAATTGATAATTTGACCGAATTTTTGCGCTCCTAGATCACCCTTAATCAAGGAAAGAAGGGGTTGAATACAATCGACGGTGTAAAGCTCCATTTTCCCGCGCAGCTTCTTATCTTCAACCTGGCTCGCAGCACCTAAAAGCATAGCTTTATAATAAAGATTCGGCGCTTCAGAAGACGAGTGGATGCCGCCCATGACAAGATCGACGAGCTTCATGGCAAGCCAGCCAATCTCTTCGCTACTTTTCACCATCAAAGCCGTTGGCAAACTCAAACGAATCTCAGGATCAATCCCGTTCATTTTCTCCGCGATATAACGACTTTCCGAAAAGTCCTCGCGAGTAAAATCTTTGATTGTTACCGCCGTGTCGGGTATTAGAACCGCAATACCAATGAGATAACAAACAACAACTTTTACCACTTGACCAAAAGAAACATAGCCCGATGAAACGAGCGAAGTCCCCGTTTGACGGGCAAAATACTGGATTAACGACATTAAAAGCATGAATCCAAAACAGAAAGCAAGAACGCTTCTCACCAGCATATCACTGGCTAAAAATTCACACAGGCGTGTGTGAAAATAGCCGCCCATATACATGAAGTACGCGCCAATCGCGTTAATCGAGAACATTGGAAACCTCCGCACAGAACACTTTGTCTGAGCAATCCATGTACTCTTGCTGCAACGACTTTCTTGAGAAGTTAGCCTTTTCTACGCCAATCAAGTCTTGGTTCTCCCAATCTTCATACTTTTGCCCCTCTGTCGTGATCTGCGAAACTACGCGTTCAAGCCCTGCGTATTCTTTGGATTTCGCATGAACCCCAAGCTCCAATGAGTCCTTAAGCTGTTCGCCAAGTTGTTTGGCTTCAAGTTTTTGGGCATCAGGAATGTTCGGATTACGACTGGCAAGGAGTAGAATCTCCATGCTTTTCTCCACCTTATCCACTCCGCTTTGTGTGGCGACCGATTTTGAAAGTTTGTGAATAGCCATCTCACGCTCTTGGTGCGGTAGGAAAGAGAGCTTTTGAACTAGATTCCTTGCTACAGGTAACGGCAGACGATCTTCAAAAATCTTTTTGATCTCATCGTCCTTGATATGCCAATTTTCATCATAGTCTTTAAAGAGAGAATTCAGCCCCTTTGCGAGTAAAACTTTTTCTTCCTCGATGATTTCAGAAGGTGAAACGATGCGCTTTCTGGCACCAAAATCCACCTCAACACCACCACGGCCAATCACAGTGTCACCAACGAACGCCTTTGTGAGTTCAATCGTGCGCTCGGCATCATCGCCTTTAAGTCCGGCCCATTTTGCCGTGGATTCTATAAGACGGTTCAGATTAACGTTCTTATCGCCACCTGACCAATCCGCAAGATTGTGCTCATAGTTATTGCCGCCACAGGTTTTAAGCGCCAGTTTGACGTTATTGCCATTTCTTTGGAGTTCTCTTCGCATACACTGACTACGCTCGCGCTCATATACTGCGATCTGCTGATCCTGATACTTTTCGATCATGGAACAAGCATCCAGATCCATTGCCGAAGTTAGACCACTTTCCAAACGTAGATTTTTCGTAATAGAACACATGGCGGGGCTTAAATAACAGAGGGCCAAAAGACCTCCGGCATCGACAATTTGATTGCCGACGCCCTGGAAGAAGTCGCCATTTAAAAACTCTTTGAGATTTGAGCGAAGATTCGCGCCCACATCCATCTGACCGCAATTACTTCCCACGTTCACCGAAGCAGAAAGATCCACCACTTTATAGTCCTGCAAACGGGACTCACGCCCGAAATTCAGATCGTAGAGATCGGGATTACCGATTCGCGTGGTACTTCGGTAATTGAGATCGGCAAATAGAGAGGGCGAGAGCGTTAGTCCCACCATCAATACATATATCCGCAACATAAGCCCCCCCCTTATCGATTAAGACCAAAAGAAAGAATTTTCTTCCCCAGGCTCGGTTTTTCCATTTGCCGCTGACGCTCAGCCACTCGATAGGCTTTTCTTAACTCCAAATCGTATTCCTTGGTTATTTCAAGCATTGATTGACTGAGATACCCACGGAACTCTTTGTCCTTGTAGGCTTCTCCGCGCAGTTTAGTTGCAACCAAATCCAAAACAGTGCCTTCACCCTGAATAACCTTTTCAAAGCCGATGCTGGATAATCCACCAATACGCAAAACCTTTTCATCCAAATATTTGTCATACTGACTTTGAGCAAGATCACGACTTGTTTTTAAAATTTTAAAAATATCCGCATCCGACTTTTCGTATTGTTGAACCATCTCCTTGAACTTATCGCTATTAAACGCATCGACCTCTGAGACAAGATGCCGGATAAATCTGAGTTCTTGTCTTTGTTGATTGGATAATCCACCTGACATCATTCCTCCTTACCCGCAAATTGAAGCAACTTCTTTGTACTCTAGATCAACGATAAGATTTCTCTTCTTATCAATTTCTTCTTGAATCTTCTTACCCCAATAATTTTGACCAAACTCCTGTGGCTCTAAGATGTCTTTGATAGACGAGATTCCACTATATGCAAACGCTCCTCCCGTGTTGTCTCGAACATACTCACCAACGGCGGAATGAAACAGCTTTTCAACAGTGGAGCGAATCACCGTATCAGCTTTTTTTTCAAGAAAATCCGCAACAAAGGATAGGTTTCCTTTTTCAACAATAATTCTCACCGTATTGAGAATACGAATGTCCTGCCTTTGTTCTTTGATATAATCACTCATTTACAACTCCTCTCATTTCTTCCTGATCCACTTCGACCAGATCGAAGATCGC
Protein-coding sequences here:
- a CDS encoding helix-turn-helix domain-containing protein → MDSAALQAEKFFDNKIELDRISHQTGVPLKYLVQLFSSRWFLEWHFEECLVSKEQLSEKLDISVSFVNKLMRIEGLPHVKLGKLVRFRISDIQSWLQRRRMP
- a CDS encoding relaxase/mobilization nuclease domain-containing protein; this translates as MAYVKVIRNKDVFGLVDYIFRGREPSDPVIYYDCMEGDVIEQMQFTKARFGKENNDCIHIVQSFSEEDSKLLSSDSYAEIGANLIKSQFPGHEFVVVMHTDTDRIHNHIVVNPVHGETGKKILNKFRVLYDLRDASDRLSVERGLSVIDSQSILKWDRHTDDIRAIKKRGGFSWVIDLKEKCDFARRLSTSFDEYAGILNQFGIEVRVEQKNVQYHYPGHRQKRGGTKGLGRNYTKEGLVEQFRDNYGKFYELGFKTKPIADVNFSDSWKFHRGIEKYIIPEYRIKDSVLPMDVFKKINELDLVQLCRDRKIDLSRNDDGTHSIVGRPYINILEHGWFHTQRGTNGTQLEFLSYLKEEDFLTVLKEFDNSGRIEKLAEQISLNKPSFQAFYLKKSVQGNESFEQMKLAQNLGFSSAAVSSLLKKSKVKFYPNGRLKLYVRNFKNVSLTFHKLADNWICRKHRGINQLFYTSLSSQKKSVLIIDPINLLSSPNILRNIERDTLPFNLVVPLKPLSDFLQEHKETFRGRSNVYVHKGPLRLDWGNTENSARKQIEQDRLMKELGIGYGSIDELLREILIKPLEI
- a CDS encoding MobC family plasmid mobilization relaxosome protein; amino-acid sequence: MSDEKYKRTRPFRLHMRLSANENERLEKESRDIGKSKAELVRELCFSKPSRTILMSIPQFDKLISELKRIGNNINQLAHKANMGDIVLDKNFVAVQEEMHQILMFMRLANGLR